In one Methanobrevibacter arboriphilus genomic region, the following are encoded:
- a CDS encoding 3-methyl-2-oxobutanoate dehydrogenase subunit VorB has protein sequence MASQMIKGNTAIIIGAMYAGCDCFFGYPITPASEILHEASKYFPMVGRKFVQAESEEAAINMVYGGASAGHRVMTASSGPGISLKQEGITFLAGAELPSVIVDIMRAGPGLGNIGPEQGDYNQIVKGGGHGNYKNIVLAPNSVQEMCDLTMKAFMLADKYRNPVIVLADAVLGQMAEPLRFPQVSIDHKPDDDWAVRGNKETMENLVTSIFLDFDQLEKFNNDIQVKFDEIENNEVDFEEYMISGNDIEDAEIILVAYGISSRLARSAVDIAREKSGIKVGLLRPISLFPFPSKRIDKLAKKGCEFISVEMSNGQMREDIKLAANCAISDCKDVHLVNRMGGNLIEVKDILEKIYDLAECEKCKVNLAKEYPDDDEDIDKFDEPYIDSNYKDGIDEDDIKYQIID, from the coding sequence ATGGCTAGTCAAATGATTAAAGGAAATACTGCAATTATTATTGGAGCCATGTATGCTGGTTGTGATTGCTTTTTTGGTTATCCAATAACTCCTGCTAGTGAAATATTGCATGAAGCTTCTAAATATTTTCCAATGGTTGGAAGAAAGTTTGTTCAAGCTGAAAGTGAAGAAGCAGCCATAAATATGGTTTATGGTGGTGCATCAGCTGGTCATCGTGTAATGACAGCTTCTTCTGGACCGGGAATTAGTTTAAAACAAGAAGGAATTACTTTCCTTGCAGGTGCAGAACTTCCATCAGTTATTGTTGATATTATGAGAGCAGGTCCTGGTCTTGGTAATATTGGACCTGAACAGGGAGACTACAATCAAATTGTTAAGGGTGGGGGTCATGGAAATTATAAAAATATTGTTCTTGCTCCAAATAGTGTTCAAGAAATGTGTGATCTTACAATGAAAGCATTTATGCTTGCTGATAAGTATAGGAATCCTGTAATCGTTTTAGCCGATGCTGTTTTAGGTCAAATGGCAGAACCTCTTCGTTTTCCTCAGGTATCAATAGATCATAAGCCTGATGATGATTGGGCAGTTCGTGGAAATAAAGAAACAATGGAAAATCTTGTAACTTCAATTTTCCTTGATTTTGATCAGCTTGAAAAATTTAATAATGATATCCAAGTTAAATTTGATGAAATTGAAAATAATGAAGTTGATTTTGAAGAATATATGATTTCAGGTAATGATATTGAAGATGCTGAAATAATTCTTGTAGCTTATGGTATTAGTAGTAGATTAGCTCGCTCTGCAGTTGATATTGCAAGGGAAAAATCTGGAATTAAGGTAGGTTTACTTAGACCAATATCTCTTTTCCCATTTCCAAGTAAAAGAATTGATAAATTAGCTAAAAAGGGTTGTGAATTTATATCTGTTGAAATGAGTAATGGTCAAATGAGAGAAGATATAAAATTGGCAGCTAATTGTGCAATATCTGATTGTAAAGATGTTCATTTAGTTAATAGAATGGGTGGGAATTTAATTGAGGTTAAAGACATCCTTGAAAAAATATATGACTTGGCTGAGTGTGAGAAGTGTAAAGTGAATTTAGCTAAGGAATATCCTGATGATGATGAAGATATAGACAAGTTTGATGAACCTTATATTGATTCTAATTATAAAGATGGAATTGATGAGGATGATATTAAATATCAAATTATTGATTAA
- a CDS encoding 4Fe-4S dicluster domain-containing protein, with protein MTKSKERPQPFPIIHKEECKSCNRCVISCKNNALELSKDLNESGYNYVVYKGKGCNGCGDCYYTCPEPLAVEIHIPKRKKSKKEE; from the coding sequence TTGACAAAATCTAAAGAGAGACCACAACCATTCCCTATTATTCATAAAGAAGAGTGTAAATCTTGTAATAGGTGTGTTATTTCGTGTAAAAATAATGCTCTTGAGTTAAGTAAGGATCTTAATGAAAGTGGTTATAATTATGTTGTGTATAAAGGGAAAGGATGTAATGGTTGTGGTGATTGTTATTATACCTGTCCAGAACCATTAGCTGTTGAAATTCATATACCTAAAAGGAAAAAATCTAAAAAAGAGGAGTGA
- a CDS encoding AMP-binding protein: protein MSSLTKNFVNRVDFESYDDFKENFEFKIPENFNFAFDVVDRYAEEDPNKIALIWCNDHGDEEIFTFSDMKKYSNKTANFFKSLGIKKGDAVMLTLKNRFEFWFSMMALHKIGAIPIPATHMLKVKDMIYRIESADVDMILSLDEGDLIKDFVDAEKLIDSSKPIKKIFVGDKTGNKTIDGWLNFTNGINDASDIFDRPTGDESTKNNDKFLIYFSSGTCGQPKMVLHDFTYPIGHIITAKYWHNVVEDGIHHTSADTGWAKTSWGSLYGQWIAGTGLFIYDYDRFDALNLLEKVKEYKVNTFCAPPTIYRFLIKEDLSDYDFSNWTYATTAGEPLNPEVFNKFYEISGLKIREGFGQSETVVIIANFVWLEPRPGSMGKIAPTFNVEILDNDENIVDIGDEGEITINVANGNPTGLFNEYYKNPEKNAESWYNGHYHSGDTAWIDEDDYLWFIGRTDDIIKSSGYRIGPFEVESALVSHPSVLECAITGFPDPVRGQVVKSTIVLAKGYEPSEELKKEIQNHVKQVTAPYKYPRIIEFVDELPKTISGKIKRKEIRIDDENK from the coding sequence ATGTCATCACTTACTAAAAATTTTGTTAATAGGGTTGATTTTGAATCTTATGATGATTTCAAGGAAAATTTTGAATTTAAGATTCCAGAAAATTTTAACTTTGCATTTGATGTTGTAGATAGATATGCTGAGGAGGATCCAAATAAGATAGCTCTTATCTGGTGTAATGATCATGGAGATGAAGAAATTTTTACTTTTTCTGATATGAAGAAATATAGTAACAAAACAGCTAACTTCTTTAAAAGTTTAGGTATTAAAAAAGGAGATGCTGTAATGCTAACTTTAAAAAACCGTTTTGAATTTTGGTTTTCAATGATGGCTCTTCATAAAATAGGGGCAATACCTATACCTGCTACACATATGTTGAAAGTTAAGGATATGATTTATAGAATAGAAAGTGCTGATGTTGATATGATTTTATCCTTAGATGAAGGTGACTTAATCAAAGATTTTGTTGATGCAGAAAAATTAATCGATTCATCCAAACCAATTAAAAAGATTTTTGTTGGAGATAAAACGGGTAATAAAACTATTGATGGTTGGTTAAATTTTACTAATGGTATTAATGATGCGTCTGATATTTTTGATAGGCCTACAGGTGATGAATCTACTAAAAATAATGATAAATTTTTAATTTATTTTTCTTCTGGGACTTGTGGTCAACCTAAAATGGTTTTACATGATTTCACTTATCCTATTGGTCATATAATCACTGCAAAATATTGGCATAATGTTGTTGAGGATGGAATTCATCATACTTCTGCAGATACTGGTTGGGCTAAAACTAGTTGGGGATCTTTGTATGGTCAATGGATAGCTGGTACTGGACTATTTATTTATGATTATGATAGGTTTGATGCTTTAAATCTTCTTGAAAAGGTAAAAGAATATAAAGTAAATACTTTTTGTGCACCTCCTACTATCTATAGATTTCTTATAAAAGAGGATTTATCAGATTATGATTTTAGTAATTGGACTTATGCTACAACAGCAGGTGAACCACTAAATCCTGAAGTATTTAACAAGTTTTATGAAATTTCTGGACTTAAAATAAGAGAAGGTTTTGGTCAAAGTGAGACTGTAGTGATTATAGCTAATTTCGTATGGTTAGAACCACGTCCAGGGTCTATGGGTAAAATAGCTCCAACTTTTAATGTTGAAATTCTTGATAATGATGAAAATATTGTTGATATTGGTGATGAAGGTGAAATAACTATAAATGTCGCTAATGGTAATCCTACTGGATTATTTAATGAATATTACAAAAATCCTGAAAAAAATGCGGAATCATGGTATAATGGGCATTATCATAGTGGGGATACTGCTTGGATTGATGAAGATGATTATTTATGGTTTATTGGAAGGACTGATGATATTATAAAGAGTTCTGGATATAGAATTGGTCCTTTTGAAGTAGAAAGTGCTTTAGTTTCTCATCCAAGTGTTTTAGAGTGTGCAATCACTGGTTTTCCAGATCCTGTAAGGGGTCAGGTTGTTAAATCCACAATAGTCCTTGCAAAAGGTTATGAGCCATCAGAAGAGCTGAAAAAAGAGATACAAAATCATGTAAAACAAGTTACAGCTCCTTATAAATATCCAAGAATTATTGAATTTGTAGATGAGCTTCCAAAAACTATCAGTGGTAAAATTAAAAGAAAAGAAATTAGAATTGATGATGAAAATAAATAA
- a CDS encoding AMP-binding protein, protein MSSLLKEFVNRVEFDSYEDFKNNFEFNVPENFNFAYDVVDRYADEDPEKIALLWCNDFGEEKKFTFKDIKNYSNKAANLIRRYGIKKGDKVMLTLKNRFEFWFSIIALHKIGAIPVPATHMLKKKDIIYRIDKASIDMVISVDDSELLSEFDKAELELGVKLKKLVVNSNEDSFNIENSFVGWDNFREAIEKEDDSFIRPTGSDSNKNEDIMIIYFSSGTSGQPKMVGHDFRYPLAHIITSKYWHNAIENGIHHTSADTGWMKAVWGGLYGQWIVGTSVFIYDYDRFNALNLIEKIEKYQINTFCAPPTIYRFLIKEDLSKYDFSSLKYCTTAGEPLNPEVYNKVHEIFGLKLKEGFGQTETVISVANFIWMDPKPGSMGKPAPCFNVTLLNSNDNEVDVGDEGEISIETSNLPPGLFKGYYRNEEKTNEVWYDNYYHSGDTAWKDEDGFLWFVGRNDDIIKSSGYRIGPFEVESALISHPSVLECAITGTPDAVRGQIVKATVVLAKEYEPSDELKKELQNHVKNVTAPYKYPRVVEFVDELPKTISGKIRRVQIRNEDKNK, encoded by the coding sequence ATGTCATCTTTACTTAAAGAATTTGTTAACAGAGTCGAATTTGACTCTTATGAAGATTTTAAAAATAATTTTGAGTTTAATGTTCCAGAAAACTTTAACTTTGCTTATGATGTTGTTGATAGATATGCTGATGAGGATCCAGAAAAAATTGCATTGTTATGGTGTAATGATTTTGGTGAAGAAAAAAAATTCACATTTAAGGATATAAAGAATTATTCTAATAAAGCAGCTAATTTAATAAGAAGGTATGGCATTAAAAAAGGCGATAAGGTAATGTTAACTTTAAAAAACCGTTTTGAATTTTGGTTTTCTATCATTGCACTTCATAAAATTGGAGCCATTCCTGTTCCAGCTACACATATGCTTAAGAAAAAAGATATTATTTATAGAATAGATAAAGCTAGTATTGACATGGTTATATCTGTTGATGATTCTGAACTTCTTTCAGAATTCGATAAAGCAGAATTAGAACTTGGAGTTAAACTAAAAAAATTAGTGGTTAATTCTAATGAAGATTCTTTTAATATTGAAAATTCATTTGTTGGATGGGATAATTTTAGAGAAGCTATTGAAAAAGAAGATGATTCTTTTATTCGTCCTACTGGTAGTGATTCTAACAAAAATGAAGATATAATGATAATTTATTTTTCTTCTGGGACATCTGGTCAGCCTAAAATGGTAGGGCATGATTTTAGATATCCATTAGCTCATATAATAACTTCTAAGTATTGGCACAATGCTATTGAAAATGGAATACATCACACTTCTGCTGATACCGGTTGGATGAAGGCAGTTTGGGGTGGTTTATATGGTCAGTGGATTGTAGGAACTTCTGTATTTATCTATGATTATGATAGGTTTAATGCTTTAAACTTGATTGAAAAAATTGAAAAATATCAAATTAATACTTTTTGCGCTCCTCCAACAATATATAGATTCTTAATAAAAGAAGATCTTTCAAAATATGATTTTAGTAGTTTGAAATATTGTACAACAGCGGGTGAGCCATTAAACCCTGAAGTTTATAACAAAGTTCATGAAATTTTTGGTTTAAAGCTAAAAGAAGGGTTTGGTCAAACTGAAACCGTTATTAGTGTGGCTAATTTTATTTGGATGGACCCAAAGCCAGGATCAATGGGTAAACCTGCACCATGTTTTAATGTAACTTTATTAAATAGTAATGATAATGAAGTCGATGTTGGTGACGAGGGTGAGATATCTATTGAAACTTCCAACCTTCCTCCTGGGCTTTTTAAAGGATATTACAGAAATGAAGAAAAGACTAATGAGGTTTGGTATGATAATTATTATCATAGTGGAGATACTGCTTGGAAAGATGAAGATGGATTTTTGTGGTTTGTAGGAAGAAATGATGACATTATAAAGAGTTCTGGATATAGGATTGGTCCTTTTGAGGTTGAAAGTGCTTTAATATCTCATCCGAGTGTTTTAGAATGTGCAATTACTGGTACTCCAGATGCTGTGAGAGGTCAAATTGTTAAAGCAACTGTTGTTCTTGCTAAAGAATATGAACCTTCCGATGAACTTAAAAAAGAACTTCAAAACCATGTTAAAAATGTAACTGCTCCTTATAAATATCCTAGAGTTGTTGAATTTGTAGATGAACTTCCAAAAACTATTAGTGGTAAAATTAGGAGAGTTCAGATAAGGAATGAAGATAAGAATAAATAG
- a CDS encoding helix-turn-helix domain-containing protein — protein sequence MNETIKDIGARVKELRNLSDFTTKEMADVCNISEDEYISYENGEKDIPASVLYEIAHKFKVDMGLLLTGEETRMHIFNVTRKNEGVSVERRKQYKYENLAEKFIHKKGETFIVTVEPKDIVDEPSKNTHPGQEFNYILEGALKLYIHDNEIILNEGDSIFFDSNYEHAMKALNGKSAKFLAVIL from the coding sequence TTGAATGAAACTATTAAAGATATTGGTGCTAGAGTAAAAGAACTTAGGAATTTATCTGATTTTACTACTAAAGAGATGGCTGATGTATGCAATATAAGTGAAGATGAATATATTAGCTATGAAAATGGTGAAAAAGATATTCCTGCAAGTGTTTTATATGAAATAGCTCATAAATTTAAAGTTGATATGGGTCTACTTTTGACTGGTGAAGAAACAAGGATGCATATCTTCAATGTTACTAGAAAAAATGAAGGAGTTTCTGTAGAGCGTAGGAAACAATATAAGTATGAAAATCTCGCTGAAAAATTTATTCATAAAAAAGGTGAAACTTTTATTGTAACTGTTGAACCAAAAGATATTGTTGATGAACCTTCTAAAAATACTCATCCTGGTCAAGAGTTTAATTATATCTTAGAAGGCGCTTTAAAATTATATATTCATGATAATGAAATTATTTTAAATGAAGGAGATTCTATCTTTTTTGATTCAAATTATGAACATGCAATGAAAGCATTAAATGGTAAATCTGCTAAATTTTTGGCTGTAATATTATAG
- a CDS encoding 2-oxoacid:acceptor oxidoreductase family protein: MDSNNNINTNTTSNTNSNTNNKSNNNVNSNTNNNTLRNTDSNTNSNNSNNSNNNYFDNDFYETKVIKKPDSLYDEFSRKGESFTKVTHYCAGCGHGILHKLIGEAMDELEIQERAVMISPVGCAVFGYYYFNCGNVQTAHGRAPAVGTGISRAEDNAIVMSYQGDGDLASIGLNETIQAANRGEKLAVFFVNNTVYGMTGGQMAPTTLIGEITVTSQSGRDPNFTGFPMHMCELLDNLKAPVFIERVSLADVKSIRKAKIAVKKALRIQKEGKGYCFIEILSPCPTNLRQDAEGAEKFIKEQMEKEFPVKRFRDLSKEREKVERGSSDFSIESLDSIFNIDRENPIETKIDPEFKPVNIKIAGFGGQGVLSAGLTLAQAACNDGKNVSWYPSYGPEQRGGTSNCSVVISGDVIGSPVVDKCDVLIALNRLALEKFTPYIKDKGIILYDSRVDDFEIDKLDNFEVIKDKKIKLIPVPALDIANSLGNSKAFNTAILGTLMEIGTIISEDAYKEGIREIFSSKPKLIQLNIDVLEAGAKWMREHLDDYL; this comes from the coding sequence ATGGATTCTAATAACAATATTAATACTAATACTACTAGTAATACTAATAGTAATACAAATAATAAGTCTAATAATAATGTAAATAGCAATACTAATAACAATACTCTTAGAAATACAGACAGTAATACTAATAGTAATAATAGTAATAATAGTAATAATAATTATTTTGATAATGATTTTTATGAAACAAAAGTTATCAAAAAACCAGATTCTTTATATGATGAATTTTCTCGTAAAGGTGAATCTTTTACTAAGGTTACACATTATTGTGCAGGTTGTGGTCATGGTATTCTTCATAAACTTATTGGGGAAGCTATGGATGAACTTGAGATACAGGAAAGGGCTGTAATGATCTCTCCTGTTGGCTGTGCTGTGTTTGGTTATTATTATTTTAATTGTGGTAATGTACAAACTGCTCATGGAAGAGCTCCTGCTGTTGGTACTGGTATTTCTAGAGCTGAAGATAATGCTATTGTAATGTCTTATCAGGGTGATGGCGACTTAGCTTCTATTGGTTTAAATGAAACTATTCAAGCAGCTAATCGTGGTGAAAAATTAGCAGTATTCTTTGTTAATAATACTGTTTATGGAATGACGGGAGGTCAAATGGCTCCAACTACTCTTATTGGAGAAATAACTGTTACATCTCAATCTGGAAGGGATCCTAATTTCACTGGTTTTCCTATGCATATGTGTGAACTTCTTGATAATTTAAAAGCTCCTGTTTTTATTGAAAGAGTTTCTCTTGCTGATGTAAAATCTATTAGAAAAGCTAAAATTGCTGTTAAAAAAGCTTTGAGAATCCAAAAAGAAGGTAAAGGTTATTGTTTTATTGAAATTCTTTCTCCTTGTCCTACTAATTTAAGACAAGATGCTGAAGGTGCTGAAAAATTTATTAAGGAACAAATGGAGAAAGAATTCCCAGTTAAACGTTTTAGAGATTTATCTAAAGAAAGAGAAAAAGTTGAAAGAGGATCTTCAGATTTTTCTATTGAGAGTTTGGATAGTATATTTAACATTGATAGAGAAAATCCTATTGAAACTAAAATCGATCCTGAATTTAAACCTGTAAATATAAAAATTGCAGGTTTTGGTGGTCAAGGAGTACTTAGTGCAGGTCTTACTCTTGCTCAAGCCGCTTGTAATGATGGAAAGAATGTTTCATGGTATCCTAGCTATGGTCCAGAACAAAGAGGAGGGACTTCCAATTGTTCTGTGGTTATATCTGGTGATGTAATTGGATCTCCTGTTGTAGATAAATGTGATGTTCTTATTGCTCTTAACAGACTAGCACTTGAAAAATTTACTCCTTATATTAAAGATAAGGGTATTATTCTTTATGATTCTCGTGTAGATGATTTTGAAATTGATAAATTAGATAATTTTGAAGTTATAAAGGATAAAAAAATAAAATTAATTCCAGTTCCTGCATTAGATATAGCTAATTCTCTTGGAAATTCGAAAGCTTTTAATACTGCTATTTTAGGTACACTTATGGAAATAGGAACTATAATTTCAGAAGATGCTTATAAAGAGGGAATAAGAGAGATATTTTCTTCTAAACCTAAATTAATTCAGTTAAATATTGATGTTTTAGAGGCTGGAGCTAAATGGATGAGAGAACATTTAGATGATTATTTGTAG
- a CDS encoding helix-turn-helix domain-containing protein — protein sequence MFILNDIVKDIGFRVKELRNLSDISINQIAAYLGIDENEYLNYESGEKDIPVGVLYEISQILKVDMGLLVSGEETRMHIFNITRAGKGIPVERREGYKCENLADRFIHKKLETLTVTVEPSDEKPTMNHHPGQEFNYVLEGSLMLYIHNREIILNEGDSIFFDSNYEHAMKALNNENAKFLAVIAQ from the coding sequence GTGTTTATATTGAATGATATAGTTAAAGATATTGGATTTAGGGTAAAAGAGCTTAGAAATCTTTCTGATATATCTATAAATCAAATTGCTGCTTATTTAGGTATTGATGAAAATGAATATCTAAACTATGAGTCTGGTGAAAAAGATATTCCTGTTGGTGTTTTATATGAGATATCTCAAATATTAAAGGTTGATATGGGGCTTTTAGTTTCTGGTGAAGAAACAAGAATGCATATTTTTAATATTACACGTGCTGGAAAAGGAATTCCAGTTGAAAGACGTGAAGGTTATAAATGCGAAAATTTAGCCGATAGATTTATTCATAAAAAACTTGAAACTTTGACAGTAACTGTTGAACCAAGTGATGAAAAGCCTACTATGAACCATCATCCAGGTCAAGAGTTTAATTATGTTTTAGAAGGCTCTTTAATGTTATATATTCATAATCGTGAGATTATTTTAAATGAAGGGGACTCAATATTTTTTGATTCAAATTATGAACATGCTATGAAAGCTTTGAATAATGAAAATGCTAAATTTTTAGCGGTTATTGCACAATAA